Proteins from one Mucilaginibacter jinjuensis genomic window:
- the atpE gene encoding ATP synthase F0 subunit C yields MTGSIAALGAGLAVIGAGIGIGQIGGKAMEGIARQPEASSKIQTAMIIAAALVEGVALFGVVVALLGK; encoded by the coding sequence ATGACTGGAAGTATTGCTGCATTAGGTGCAGGTTTAGCAGTTATCGGTGCTGGTATCGGTATCGGTCAAATCGGTGGTAAAGCAATGGAAGGTATTGCTCGCCAGCCTGAGGCTTCATCAAAAATCCAAACTGCCATGATCATCGCTGCAGCCCTTGTAGAAGGTGTTGCTTTATTCGGTGTGGTAGTAGCATTATTAGGCAAGTAA
- the atpH gene encoding ATP synthase F1 subunit delta, with translation MSETTVATRYAKSLIDLAKEQNSLEAVRADMALFVQTIKANSQLEAVLRNPIIQQDKKAGVLVGIFGDKVNNITIAFFKLVVSKGRAELLYPTAQEFVNQYDVFKHIVRATVVSAAPLSADNRKQVIDEVNKISAGEVVLTEKVDASLIGGFILTVGDKQIDTSVANSLTKLRSDFGQPVVQ, from the coding sequence ATGTCTGAAACAACAGTTGCAACCAGGTACGCCAAATCACTGATAGACTTAGCCAAAGAGCAAAACTCGCTGGAAGCAGTGAGAGCAGATATGGCTTTGTTTGTACAAACCATAAAAGCTAACTCACAGCTGGAAGCCGTATTGCGCAACCCAATTATCCAACAGGATAAAAAGGCTGGTGTATTGGTAGGTATTTTTGGCGATAAGGTTAACAATATTACCATTGCATTTTTTAAACTGGTAGTAAGCAAAGGCCGTGCAGAACTTTTATACCCAACCGCACAGGAGTTTGTAAACCAGTATGATGTATTTAAACATATCGTAAGGGCTACGGTGGTATCAGCAGCCCCACTATCGGCAGATAACCGTAAACAGGTTATTGATGAAGTGAATAAAATAAGCGCAGGTGAAGTTGTATTGACCGAGAAGGTTGATGCTTCATTAATTGGCGGGTTTATATTAACCGTTGGCGATAAGCAAATTGATACAAGTGTAGCAAACAGCTTAACGAAATTGAGAAGTGATTTCGGCCAACCGGTAGTTCAATAA
- a CDS encoding F0F1 ATP synthase subunit B has product MEELFDGLLNDHLGFVVWSTVAFVVLLILLGKFAWKPIMGAINDRERSIEEALLKAEAAKEEMARLTSENQSLLKEARAERDLILKEARHMKDQIIADAKEAAQTEGARMIEKASIEINNQKAIALADVKNQVANLSIDIAEKLLRKQFENQREQDQLVADLLKEVKVN; this is encoded by the coding sequence ATGGAAGAATTATTTGACGGTTTATTAAATGATCACTTAGGCTTTGTAGTTTGGTCTACAGTTGCTTTTGTGGTATTGTTAATCTTGCTGGGTAAATTTGCCTGGAAACCTATCATGGGCGCAATCAACGACAGAGAGCGTTCTATCGAAGAAGCGCTTTTAAAAGCTGAAGCTGCTAAAGAAGAAATGGCCCGTTTAACAAGCGAAAACCAAAGCCTGTTAAAAGAAGCCCGTGCCGAGCGCGACCTTATTTTGAAGGAAGCACGCCACATGAAAGACCAGATCATTGCTGATGCCAAAGAAGCTGCACAAACAGAAGGCGCCCGCATGATTGAGAAAGCAAGCATCGAAATTAACAACCAGAAAGCAATTGCTTTGGCTGATGTTAAAAACCAGGTGGCAAACCTTTCTATAGATATTGCTGAGAAATTATTGCGCAAGCAATTTGAAAATCAAAGAGAGCAGGACCAACTTGTTGCCGACCTGTTAAAAGAAGTTAAAGTTAATTAG